The region CAACAACCTTTATTGAATAGAAAACGTAAAGAATATTCAGATGGTTTAAAGCATACGTTTTCCAATGATCATTCAAGAGATGAACCGACTTGGCATCAGATTGAAATCGATATTCCAAGGACAAATCCTCATATAACACTATATCAATTTAAATCAGTCCAGAAAAGTTTACaaagaattttatatttatggGCGATTAGACACCCAGCGAGTGGTTATGTTCAAGGGATTAATGACATCGTGACTcctttttttcaaacttTTTTAACAGAATATTTATCAGTCTCACAAATTGATGATGTGGAAAAACTAGATCCAGAAACATATATGACATCCGATCAGATTAATAATCTCGAAGCAGATACATTTTGGTGTTTAACAAAGGTTTTAGAACAAATTACTGATAATTATATCCATGGCCAGCCAGGTATCTTGAAACaagttaaaaatttaagtCAATTAGTGAAAAGAATTGActcaaaattatataagcATTTCCAGAACGAACATGttgaatttattcaatttgcTTTTAGATGGATGAATTGCCTATTAATGAGAGAATTTCAAATGAAAGCAGTTATACGGATGTGGGATACCTATCTCGCGGAAACTTCAATTGATACAAGTACAAACACATCAGCAAGTTTAACGTTAACcacatcaaataatattaataataataataacttaaATGGTAATGGTAGTAATGATTTTCCACCACATACACCTACTCAAATATCGGCTCCAACGCTAGGTTCACCTTCAGTAGATTTCTCTTCTCCAAATGCAAGAAAAGCATCCTCTGGGAATACAGCTACTGATATGAAGAGACAGAGACACACCTCATTAAACGAATTTCATGTCTTTGTATGTGCTGcctttttaattaaatggagtgaaaaattaattagaaTGGATTTCCAATCaattattacttttttGCAAAATCCTCCCACTAAGGACTGGTCAGAAACTGATATTGAAATGCTTCTTGGTGAAGCTTATATCTGGCAATCTTTGTATAAAGATGCAACTTCTCACTGGTTGTAATtgagaaaaaaacatttaCCGGACatctaaatttattaacaatCTCCTTTTCTCTCTTCCTTTTTGTTTATGCATCCTCTACACttgtttttaatattttaatcttctaataaataaatagcaCTTAATGCATTATTCTgttattctttttaatcttttttaaatatttttttttcaatctttaTACACATTCTATtgatttgtattttattataaggTTTTCTATTGAAAACTTAGATATTCTAACTCTTAATTTTCTAAGAAAAGTATAGCCACTATATGTTACTAACAGCATGATAACTTTCAGGCTCAAGTAAGTTAATTATATActggtaaaaaaataatagcaCCTATTATACAATATTTGGtcttataatattttcaacaTGTGATGAAGAAAggtttacaaaataattttatggaaattctttttctattttaattgcAAAAGGTAGCGTAAGAATGCAGATTATCCTATTGTATTATAAATGATTCTATATTTGCTTAATAtgtaaaatttgaaatgtCAATGCTATTATAGTTGTTAAATTACGGAGTGCTTAACTGCAGCCTGGTACTCATTAAAAGTCAAAGATgctaaaatattcattattaatagttttTCAAAAAGATGTCTTAAAACCCCTTTAGTCGTTTCaactatttttaaatgGTTCCGCTAAAGACATCTATAGCACggttttgaaaaaaaaaataaaaaatagaaaaaaaaaaatagatgtAGTAAGGAAAGGAAGTATTAAAATAACGTCTACTAACTCATCTTGactaaaattttaaatagttTCGTTTTCTGTATATTTAAGGTACTTGAGCGTATACATCTAATCTTAGAATATACATATTAGCGTTGGTTTTATCCAGAGAAAAGATAAATGTTTTCAATAACGCCAGTAGTTGTTCCTAGTTCAGACACCAGAAATCCTTTACTGTTGCTTCAAACAAATCATggtgaaaaatatttaattggaaatattCCAGAAGGCACTCAACGATCATTTATTGAAAGTAAAGtcaaattatcaaaattaaaaaatatttttttaaccgGTACTTTACAGTGGGATAGAATTGGTGGCCTTCCAGGCTTGCTGTTAACTGCTGCAGATCAAGGGAGAAATGATATAACTTTCCATAGTGGTAATCAATTATTGGATTTTATGATCGCTTCATGGagatattttgtttatagGCCAAAAGTTAACTTAAAATATAACATCCTTTcagataatgaaatttatcATGATAAGCACTTAACAGTCAGAGCATTCGTTATATCCCCATATAATTCGTCTGGCTATAAAAGTAGCGTACCAGATAAAGAAATCATGGATGATGTTATATCCAAAATGTTCCCTGAAAATCCTATTCAAAAAAGATTTACTCCAGGTTTTGATCCTTACTTGAACATTTCATTACCGTGCATGGAAGACCAAAGGAATTCAACAAGTTACGAAATATGCTTTAATCCTATACGGGGTCGTTTTCAGTTGAAAAAAGCTTTAGAATTAGGTATTCCAAAGGGCCCTTTGTTCGCAAGGCTCTCTAAGGGTGAAACGGTCAAATTAGAGGATGGATCCGAGATTAAGCCACAGCAAGTCTTAGATGAGGACCGTAAGTTTTgcaaaatattgatattggATCTTCTAGATGATAACTTTGTCAACAATGCTTTTCTAAGATTCAGGGAATATGATACATCTGATCTTGGAGCggtatattattttttaacagAAAATGTTCATATTAATTCTAGCTTAATAGAGTTTATGGAATTATTTGGTTCAAATGTTGATCATTTTGTTTCGCATCCAAGGTTATGTCCTGATCATTTGGTTTTTAAGGGATCTACAATCACTACTTTAAAGTTAAAATCTCTACAGGTTCATAACTATAATTTGCCAAGAATTAATGACGATTTGGCAAAAGAATTCTATGAATgctttaataaaaatttagacAATTCCTTTGTAAAATTTAACAACTCACCGCTAAACTCTTCGTTATCATCAGTTATTCCGGGAAATAAAGTTCATATTTTGGaagttaataattctattcAACTAGATGCCTGTTCTGCCAACACGAGTCCAAAAGTGACCTGTTTAAAATCACATTTAGATCACTTTGATTGGGAAACTACGTATAATAAACATGTTGTTCCCCTAAATATTTCAGCATcttcatttgaaaatactGTAAAATctgaattaaatataaaccattttaatgaaaagcCCAATAAAGATGTAGAGGTAGTCACTCTTGGAACAGGTAGTGCTCTGCCTTCAAAGTATAGAAACGTTCTGTCATCACTGCTCAAAATTCCCTATACTCAGTCTGAtagtaaaattattgatagaTACATCATGTTAGATGCAGGAGAAAATACAATCGGTACAATGAGAAGGTTATTTGACGAGCAACAATTGTctgttatttttaaaaatctcaaactattatatttaagTCACCAACATGCAGACCATCATCTTGGTATTATCTCTATTTTAACTAACTggtataaatataataaatcagatcctaacaaaaaaatatatcttgtCATTCCTTGGCAATATAACAAATTCATTGAAGAATGTTTACCATTAGAGGGACGTGAATTGCTTTCCAGAGTCGTATATATTAATTGTGAAGATCTTTTGtacaatttttcttcagaTGTCTTGTCAAAGAAGTATACCAAAGCAAACAATGATGGTGATTATGATCATCCTAACAAACGACGTTTGGTTGAAAGAGACCACGTCAAATCAGGCATAAGTTATTCGAGGATTTATGACATgtttaaagaattagataTAGTAGAATTTCAAACATGCCGAGCTATACATTGCAATTGGGCATATTCCAATTCAATTACCTTTCATATGGATGAGTTTCATAAGCAAACtttcaaaatatcataCTCTGGTGATACTAGACCTAATGTTGAAGAATTCTCAAAACATATTGGATTAGATTCCGATCTATTAATACATGAAGCTTCCTTAGAGAATAATCTTCTGAAGGATGCGATTAAAAAACAGCACTGTACCATCAATGAAGCTATTAAAGTTTCTAATGAGATGAATgctaaaaaattgattctGACCCATTTCTCTCAAAGATATCCTAAGGTGCCATCCCTGGATAACAACATTGAAGTGTTAGCCAGCGAATTTTGTTTTGCATTCGATGGCTTGATTGTGAAATATGATAGACTGGGTGATCAACAGAAGTATTTCTCAATGCtaaacaaaatttttatagaaGAACAAACAATggaagatattgaaaagagTCTTGATTCTAAAGATATATTATCTGATATCGCTATGAAAGGAAACAAACAAGCCAAAAAgggaaagaaaaaaatagcgAGCGATAGAATAAACGACTTATAATACTACTAATATATTTGAGCTTTTATCTTtagtatattatatttatataaataaaaaatcttctaatatatagaattaTAATGTATCATAGatttaacaaattcaaatagttCATTACAGAGAAATATGGGTTTTGCTGAGGGTCTTAGGAGGTTTATAAAGTTTGCTCTTTTATAACAATGCAATAGCTACTATATCATCATAGATAATTCTGATAGAAGGTCATCCATAATTCAATAGTTTCCTTTTGTGATTCTATTGAggattctaaaaaaatttccatGCTGTTGCGGAATTCCTGAATCTTTTCAGTTTCAAAATGTGAAagttcttttttaattgtttcaCCAACTGAGGTCCAGGCATCATTTACCTTTTTAAACCTGATACTGATCGCATTAAAATCTGATTCTGCcctctttcttttttcattattagcATTTTTACCATTAGATGGtccaaatttttctaattgggTCTTATTTTTGTTGTAGTCATTTTCGACGATTACCTTATAGTAACCTAATCTAGCTCGTTGATTAAATATTGCTTTTACACTTGCCACTGATCTTATATATTCATCTAAGGTAGATCCTAACGTCAAAGCCTCCTGTAAAGATTTTCTATCAAGGGTTTCCTTTATTGCTTTATGAACTTTTGCGAATTCTGTTAGTAATTCAGCAGTTTTTTTTGTGGGTTCTAGATTTGATAAGGCATCGATAGAGGCAGCAAACTCTAGAACTAAATTTGACATATCATTTCGCTGAGTATCAACAGATTCTAGAGCTCTATATAGGTTCGATAATTGTTCTTCAATAAGTTCACAATTTTCTACTTGAGTAATAAAGAATTCGTCAGGTTCCTGATATTTTGGATAAGAcgaaaatgataaagacATGCTCATAAAGCCTTTTCGTTGGTCACCTGCTAAACCACCACTTTTCATTACAATATTGGCATCTTCTTGGcctaataatttaatttcactAATTTGGATTTCAGATAAATCGTTACTGTCGTTAGAAGCATTCGAACCAGAATAAAATTCGCGAGTTTTTGCATCAAACGTAAAATTTGAACTTTGTAAAAACAGTTGGAAATCGTTGtcattttgtaaaatagGATCACAGGATATTCTTATCAGCATATTCTGCATTTGTAATCGTCTGTTTTCTATAAAATCTTGTTTAAACTTCCCTATCATTTGTTTTTCAGGTGGTGGAGGAATAATTTTACCCCAGTTATTATTCTGTAATTGTCGATATAGCCATCTAAAATCAGAATAACGTCTATTCACTTGTGAATAGTTTGGGGTTAAGCCATCACATTTGGATATTACAGTGTATTCAACATGGGCAGATGTCATTTCTCCAACAGTTACCGGATCAATAACTTCGATTTCAAACTTCATTAGAGGCATTGCTGGCTCTTCTTCCAGTAGTACTGGTACAACATTTTCTAACTCATCTGGATGGAGTGGAGTATCTGAATCGATACGGGTATCAGATGTAGGGTCTGCTGAACTCtccttttgaaatttatcgCTAGCTTTAGAAAATATGGCATCAGTAGAATGCTCCGTTCCATCGTTAGAATTCTCGTGAGATTTTTTAAGTTCAGGGGACTCTAGagttaaatcaaataacGGTTTTGTAGCCTGCTCaacaatatcatttttgaaatctttAGTTATAGAGTCCTGTGCACTATTAGTTTGGGAACCTTGGAGTATCTTCTGTTTTTCTGTTAcaaatttagataatggATCAGAGATATTTGTCATAGTATCTGTAGTTTTATCTGTAGAGGAAACAGTAGTGCTGTTAATAGATTCTTGTGTCTTAACAGTTGCATATGCTGATTCGATTGGCTGTGATGTTGCAGTAGTATCAATGCTGGTTGTGTTTGCGACCCTCTTTAAAGGTCGACGGCGTATTCTAGGTGctttaaacaataattgtatttgttttgaattaatatttgaggtaataatattattttgttggTGTGTagtttcttcttcattctCTTCAGAGAGATTCAGTGGAGACTTGAAAGTAGAAGCAAATAAAGGTTCATCAGAAGATTGAGgattaaatatattggtAGAGTCCTGATTTAATGAAGTTACAAGGTCAGTCTCTGGGGCCAAAGAATCTAGAAGCGAAGAGCCTACTAATAACGAATCATTTTGAGTTTGAGAGGTAAGGTGATCAGATATTTCTGCTTGATTTAAAATGGAATTTTCTGACTCCATAGTGTTGCCATTATTTGATTCTTTATTGGTAAAAGTCTGATTATCAAATATCGGAGAAGTATTATGAAGCAACGCAGAGGTTTCAAAGGGATTTTCGAAATCCCTTAGCTCTTCCTGGTGATTTAATCGCTGATTAGAGGATATATCATCTATTTCCTTATTAATCGCATTGtcatcattaaatatattaatatcagtTGTCTGATCGACTGAGTTAGAAATCCTGGTAATATCTTCTAAAGGTTTGTCATTTGTAGGAGCCAAATCGTCCCAAACTGGAGCAGCCAAAGCGTCTTCTCCATCAAAGTTCATTGCTAGTTAGAGGGTTTCACTATATTGAATTGGAtactatatttttaagtgaagttaatgaatatttaaatggCTTCAGCTTACTATATTTAATGTTACACAGTCACTATAACTGGGATATGCTTATCTTTTTCACGTAATTGAGGAGTTCCTATTACGTTTAAAAAAGTTCCGTTTCCGACCAAGTCTTCAAAAGTCTTAGTGGGAAATTTTTGCTTTATAGCCGCATCTATACAAATTGATATCTGTACTACATAAAGAGTATAATAGTGGATTAGAAGAGTATGAgattaatttaaatcaataaaaataaagtatatattattccgaattatttaaaataactTATAAATCCTTCTTCAAAGTACCCATGAAAGCGTGCTTTTCAGCAGGAGTTTGGAATCTACCCTTACCAAATTTAGAAGCAGTATCAATCCATTTCAAGGTAACTTCTTCCAAAGCCTTTCTGGAAGTGTGAGTGTATAAGGATTTTCTCAAAGTAACAACTCTCTTTCTGTTACCTGGGATAGAACCCTTCAACATGATGAAATCATTGTTAATGTGACCGTAGTGAACGAAACCACCCATTGGGGTAACAGTCTTCTTGGTTCTGTCGAAGTTGGTAGCACCAGAAGCTTCATCACCAGCCTTACCGACTCTGTAAACCTTGTGGTTAATAGAAGTTCTGTGGTGGTAACCGTTTTGACCAGCTCTAGCAACAGACCACATAACGTGGGCTGGATGCCATGGACCAATACAAGCAACCTTTCTCAAACCTCTATGAGTCTTTCTTGGTAATCTCTTGGTACCCCATCTGTGGGTAACACCTTCGAAACCGTGACCCTTGGTGACAGCAACAACATCAATCAATTCGTTTTGTTCGAAGACAGAGTCAACAGAAACAGTCTTTTCGAAGTGTTCCTTAGCCCATTGGACCTTGTCAGCAATGGAACCACCATTCAATTGAACTTCAGCTAAGTGAGCCTTCTTTTGAGATAATGGAGTCTTTCTGATTTGAGTGTGAACCAAAACTCTGACAACAGAAGCATACTTGGTGATTCTAGCTAATTCTCTTTCAATAGAAGCTGGATCTTGAGCGTACTTAGCAGAGTACTTGGTGAAAGCCTTCTTCTTAGACTTGTACCAGTTCTTGTAGAATCTTCTCTTGACTTCATCAGATAAATGTTCGGCCCAGACGGTGGTTAGAGATCTCAAACCTCTTGGGGTTTCAACGTAACCAACAACACCGACGACAACAACAGGTGGAGTATCAACGACTGTAACAGCTTCAACGACTTCTCTCTTGTGGAATTTGGAACCTGGTCTGTCTAAATCTCTGACAATGGTAGTCATACCAGCTTTGTAACCTAAGAAGGAAGTTAAGGCGACTGCCTTGGATTTATCATCCTTTGGGAAAGACTTAACTCTACCTCTGATGGAGGCAGCTCTCTTTCTTGGTAAGAAACCTAAATGACCGTGACGTGGAGCTTCGTACTTTCTGTGAGACATTGTATACAATGAATTTGTGTTGTGGTTTTCTTTTAGGTTTTGAGACTAAGTTAAAACAAGTACTTCAATAAATTAGACAACTAAAATATTCTTGATATTTATACGTTattaaaacaagaaaaaatttttcacatCACCTCGATTTTCATGAAAATTTGACTCGATGCGTCTCGAtcggaaaaaaaatgaaaaaaaaatttcatcgAACTgagatgaaaatttttcattccGAAATCACACATGTTATC is a window of Henningerozyma blattae CBS 6284 chromosome 5, complete genome DNA encoding:
- the RPL3 gene encoding 60S ribosomal protein uL3 (similar to Saccharomyces cerevisiae RPL3 (YOR063W); ancestral locus Anc_5.664); this translates as MSHRKYEAPRHGHLGFLPRKRAASIRGRVKSFPKDDKSKAVALTSFLGYKAGMTTIVRDLDRPGSKFHKREVVEAVTVVDTPPVVVVGVVGYVETPRGLRSLTTVWAEHLSDEVKRRFYKNWYKSKKKAFTKYSAKYAQDPASIERELARITKYASVVRVLVHTQIRKTPLSQKKAHLAEVQLNGGSIADKVQWAKEHFEKTVSVDSVFEQNELIDVVAVTKGHGFEGVTHRWGTKRLPRKTHRGLRKVACIGPWHPAHVMWSVARAGQNGYHHRTSINHKVYRVGKAGDEASGATNFDRTKKTVTPMGGFVHYGHINNDFIMLKGSIPGNRKRVVTLRKSLYTHTSRKALEEVTLKWIDTASKFGKGRFQTPAEKHAFMGTLKKDL
- the TBLA0E00920 gene encoding uncharacterized protein (similar to Saccharomyces cerevisiae YKR078W and VPS5 (YOR069W); ancestral locus Anc_5.670) — protein: MNFDGEDALAAPVWDDLAPTNDKPLEDITRISNSVDQTTDINIFNDDNAINKEIDDISSNQRLNHQEELRDFENPFETSALLHNTSPIFDNQTFTNKESNNGNTMESENSILNQAEISDHLTSQTQNDSLLVGSSLLDSLAPETDLVTSLNQDSTNIFNPQSSDEPLFASTFKSPLNLSEENEEETTHQQNNIITSNINSKQIQLLFKAPRIRRRPLKRVANTTSIDTTATSQPIESAYATVKTQESINSTTVSSTDKTTDTMTNISDPLSKFVTEKQKILQGSQTNSAQDSITKDFKNDIVEQATKPLFDLTLESPELKKSHENSNDGTEHSTDAIFSKASDKFQKESSADPTSDTRIDSDTPLHPDELENVVPVLLEEEPAMPLMKFEIEVIDPVTVGEMTSAHVEYTVISKCDGLTPNYSQVNRRYSDFRWLYRQLQNNNWGKIIPPPPEKQMIGKFKQDFIENRRLQMQNMLIRISCDPILQNDNDFQLFLQSSNFTFDAKTREFYSGSNASNDSNDLSEIQISEIKLLGQEDANIVMKSGGLAGDQRKGFMSMSLSFSSYPKYQEPDEFFITQVENCELIEEQLSNLYRALESVDTQRNDMSNLVLEFAASIDALSNLEPTKKTAELLTEFAKVHKAIKETLDRKSLQEALTLGSTLDEYIRSVASVKAIFNQRARLGYYKVIVENDYNKNKTQLEKFGPSNGKNANNEKRKRAESDFNAISIRFKKVNDAWTSVGETIKKELSHFETEKIQEFRNSMEIFLESSIESQKETIELWMTFYQNYL
- the TBLA0E00910 gene encoding uncharacterized protein (similar to Saccharomyces cerevisiae TRZ1 (YKR079C); ancestral locus Anc_5.671), which produces MFSITPVVVPSSDTRNPLLLLQTNHGEKYLIGNIPEGTQRSFIESKVKLSKLKNIFLTGTLQWDRIGGLPGLLLTAADQGRNDITFHSGNQLLDFMIASWRYFVYRPKVNLKYNILSDNEIYHDKHLTVRAFVISPYNSSGYKSSVPDKEIMDDVISKMFPENPIQKRFTPGFDPYLNISLPCMEDQRNSTSYEICFNPIRGRFQLKKALELGIPKGPLFARLSKGETVKLEDGSEIKPQQVLDEDRKFCKILILDLLDDNFVNNAFLRFREYDTSDLGAVYYFLTENVHINSSLIEFMELFGSNVDHFVSHPRLCPDHLVFKGSTITTLKLKSLQVHNYNLPRINDDLAKEFYECFNKNLDNSFVKFNNSPLNSSLSSVIPGNKVHILEVNNSIQLDACSANTSPKVTCLKSHLDHFDWETTYNKHVVPLNISASSFENTVKSELNINHFNEKPNKDVEVVTLGTGSALPSKYRNVLSSLLKIPYTQSDSKIIDRYIMLDAGENTIGTMRRLFDEQQLSVIFKNLKLLYLSHQHADHHLGIISILTNWYKYNKSDPNKKIYLVIPWQYNKFIEECLPLEGRELLSRVVYINCEDLLYNFSSDVLSKKYTKANNDGDYDHPNKRRLVERDHVKSGISYSRIYDMFKELDIVEFQTCRAIHCNWAYSNSITFHMDEFHKQTFKISYSGDTRPNVEEFSKHIGLDSDLLIHEASLENNLLKDAIKKQHCTINEAIKVSNEMNAKKLILTHFSQRYPKVPSLDNNIEVLASEFCFAFDGLIVKYDRLGDQQKYFSMLNKIFIEEQTMEDIEKSLDSKDILSDIAMKGNKQAKKGKKKIASDRINDL